A section of the Humulus lupulus chromosome 2, drHumLupu1.1, whole genome shotgun sequence genome encodes:
- the LOC133815238 gene encoding uncharacterized protein LOC133815238: MSKIVGKYAHKPFIAEEKSKATLKKMNGQKHVIDINDVGETIPSVEDQDQPPLTHTENPTPTEKGRKTMAKKMDNFVVNENDIENQFDIESNENEKSSSDVNENEELNRTFNENEKTSSDVNENEELNQTVNENEKTSSDVFNFPFDIDDLGNWDRIGHINMTNFIVERGPKRVIKEEFTRDAFGRNFSSWHYIRELPNGEKQDMKWLIYSVSLDKVFCFCCKLFATKKHLVGFLAEGGFNDWHNISERLKSHERSTQHIESIASWVELEK, translated from the exons ATGAGCAAGATTGTGGGGAAATATGCTCATAAACCATTCATTGCTGAAGAAAAAAGTAAAGCAACGTTGAAGAAGATGAATGGCCAGAAACAT GTAATAGATATTAATGATGTAGGTGAAACTATTCCTTCAGTAGAAGATCAAGATCAACCACCTCTCACTCATACTGAAAACCCTACTCCTACTGAAAAGGGAAGAAAAACTATGGCTAAAAAgatgg ACAATTTTGTAGTGAATGAGAATGACATTGAGAATCAATTTGATATTGAAAGTAATGAGAATGAGAAAAGTTCAAGTGATGTGAATGAAAATGAAGAATTGAATCGAACATTTAATGAGAATGAGAAAACTTCAAGTGATGTCAATGAAAATGAAGAACTAAATCAAACAGtgaatgagaatgagaaaacTTCAAGTGATGTATTCAACTTTCCTTTTGATATTGATGATCTAGGAAATTGGGATAGGATTGGTCATATTAATATGACAAACTTTATAGTTGAAAGAGGTCCAAAAAGAGTCATTAAGGAAGAGTTTACTAGGGATGCTTTTGGTAGGAATTTTTCTTCATGGCATTATATTAGAGAATTACCAAATGGAGAGAAACAAGATATGAAGTGGTTGATATATTCAGTTTCTTTAGATAAagtattttgtttttgttgtaaATTGTTTGCAACAAAGAAGCATCTTGTGGGTTTTTTAGCTGAGGGAGGTTTTAATGACTGGCATAATATTTCTGAACGACTAAAAAGTCATGAACGAAGTACACAACACATTGAGTCAATTGCTAGTTGGGTTGAATTAGAAAAATGA
- the LOC133815239 gene encoding uncharacterized protein LOC133815239, whose translation MKLTIDASLEEQVNQEKKHWKQVLERILAIVNRLGQNNLAFRGDCEKLYEKNNGNFLQIIELLAEFDSTMQEHVRRILRGETHYHYLSHKIQNEMIQLLATEVKSSIISRIKEAKYFSVILDCTPDAKSPIFVDEYFLEFIKVHDTSGLGFLNELLDALNILGLDVDNIRGQGYDNGSNMRGKNKGVQTRLLEMNPRAFYTPCACHSLNLLLSDMAHCCPKAVSFFGVVQRIYSLFSASTKRWKVFRDHVPGLTVKPLSETRWESRVDSVKAIRFQAPQIKEALNYLVESNEDAKTKSDPETLATYNIQNFEFLVNMVIWYDLLSAINTASKILQSEDMKIDVAIKELKILLSFLQKYRETGFEEALTKATEIASMMEVEPVFMEKRKVYRKKQFDESVNEEVTQSAAESFKIDYFLYIIDQAISSFKTRFEQFQNFEENFGLLFDFEKLKSADDDSLKNFCINLTNLMKHERSFSKLTLIKSYLRSTMSQERLSGLAMLSIEKDIVAKLDYANLINTFASKNARLRGEREGTNFGWKVFTYEVLRSCIEPNCGLKEKHGSIATIRNVVSGTTYVTANKYFIEICNMQHELYDLTIDDNENDLLMKMATSMKLKYDKYWGKLDNCNEALLIALVLDQDTSLSISIITLVLLMMR comes from the exons ATGAAGTTAACAATTGATGCAAGTTTAGAAGAACAAGTTAATCAAGAGAAAAAACATTGGAAACAAGTGTTAGAGAGAATTCTTGCTATTGTGAACAGACTTGGGCAAAATAATTTGGCATTTCGAGGAGATTGTGAAAAACTATATGAGAAAAACAATGGGAATTTCTTACAAATTATAGAATTACTTGCTGAATTTGATTCAACTATGCAAGAACATGTTCGTCGCATTTTAAGAGGCGAGACTCATTATCATTATTTGAGTCACAAGATTCAAAATGAAATGATACAACTACTGGCAACTGAGGTGAAAAGCTCCataattagtagaattaaagaAGCAAAATATTTTTCAGTCATACTAGATTGTACTCCAGATGCAA AAAGTCCAATATTTGTTGATGAGTATTTTCTAGAATTCATAAAAGTTCATGACACATCAGGGCTTGGTTTTCTTAATGAACTTTTAGATGCGTTGAATATTCTTGGACTTGATGTTGATAATATAAGAGGACAAGGATATGACAATGGATCTAATATGAGAGGAAAGAATAAAGGTGTACAAACTAGGCTACTTGAAATGAATCCTAGAGCATTTTACACTCCTTGTGCCTGTCATTCTCTAAATCTTTTACTTTCTGATATGGCTCATTGTTGTCCCAAGGCTGTGTCTTTTTTTGGTGTGGTACAACGAATATACTCATTATTTTCAGCTTCTACAAAAAGATGGAAAGTATTTAGAGATCATGTGCCTGGTCTCACTGTTAAGCCATTATCAGAAACACGTTGGGAAAGTCGTGTTGACAGTGTTAAAGCAATAAGATTCCAAGCTCCACAAATAAAAGAAGCTTTAAATTACTTGGTAGAAAGCAATGAAGATGCCAAAACAAAAAGTGATCCTGAAACTTTAGCAACATATAATATTCAgaattttgagttcttggtgAACATGGTTATTTGGTATGATTTGTTGTCTGCTATTAATACTGCTAGCAAGATCCTGCAAAGTGAAGATATGAAAATTGATGTTGCTATCAAAGAGTTAAAGATTCTACTTTCATTTCTTCAAAAATATAGAGAAACTGGTTTTGAGGAGGCTTTGACTAAAGCTACTGAGATTGCAAGTATGATGGAAGTTGAACCTGTATTTATGGAGAAACGAAAAGTTTACAGGAAAAAGCAGTTTGATGAAAGTGTCAATGAGGAGGTGACACAATCAGCAGCAGAGtcatttaaaattgattattttcTTTACATAATTGATCAAGCTATTTCATCATTTAAAACCAG GTTCGAACAATTTCAGAATTTCGAGGAGAATTTCGGACTATTGTTTGATTTTGAGAAATTAAAGTCTGCAGATGATGACTCTTTGAAGAATTTTTGTATCAATCTTACAAACTTAATGAAGCATG AAAGGAGTTTTTCCAAATTGACCTTGATCAAATCTTATCTCCGTTCAACCATGTCTCAAGAAAGATTAAGTGGTTTAGCTATGTTATCCATTGAAAAGGATATAGTTGCAAAACTTGATTATgcaaatttaattaatacttttgcATCTAAAAATGCAAGAC TTCGAGGAGAAAGAGAAGGGActaattttggatggaaagtttttacatatgaggtgTTGCGCTCATGTATTGAACCTAATTGTGGGTTGAAGGAAAAACATGGGTCAATTGCAACAATTAGAAATGTTGTGAG TGGGACTACTTATGTTACTGCTAATAAGTACTTCATTGAGATCTGCAATATGCAACATGAGCTGTATGACTTAACAATTGACGATAATGAGAATGATTTATTGATGAAAATGGCAACGAGCATGAAACTAAAGTATGACAAGTATTGGGGAAAGCTTGATAATTGTAATGAGGCACTTCTAATTGCCTTGGTCCTTGACCAAGATACAAGCCTGAGTATCTCAATCATTACTTTAGTGCTACTTATGATGAGATGA